One region of Armigeres subalbatus isolate Guangzhou_Male chromosome 3, GZ_Asu_2, whole genome shotgun sequence genomic DNA includes:
- the LOC134227384 gene encoding LOW QUALITY PROTEIN: protein toll-like (The sequence of the model RefSeq protein was modified relative to this genomic sequence to represent the inferred CDS: substituted 1 base at 1 genomic stop codon), with protein MSIKLXVVENMVLAKLINMLFIVTMIWTEAMVTINEASTCEDVTKSGECDCSSGLNSLYVKCNISNSIFRGRFSGNESATIECSARPVMNGLLRIGTRTSVILRNCLDYLKPTTLRQLLDMFGSSKEESIEIKFDNYTEIDLPRTYFLGFGALKMLRLHFHIKHLRSDVLGELTMLEQFSLRGGYEKLPSDLLTNQINLLELVLTDNRIEEIPEDFFSHQNKLMHLDISINLLDYINENAFANLTSLIHLDLSNNRLQAIHENAFQSMTKLEYLSLKSNKLAFIPTALLRGLTVLANLDLSENQLRVLPPDLLRNHTQLFRSDLSQNEIGALPATLFETNGALQYVNISHNSLVTLPSKLFHTLQKLISLDLSNNQLSTLDSDTFNRSPYVIFLYLQSNRLCFAGSLYRNEHDQDESSFSPFWPIRTQLRELNLSNNSIDRVDIAWVQSPKLKKLDLSYNKLSKFDNEDFKFQSNEMVVDLEFNQIATLSLIETDATKGSDGFILFKLNNNPINCDCRVSSFVMFLQKTGNFYRRWRFTVDHLRCIQPELNQNIKLVNVVVKNLLCERYDDCPEACRCYVRWSNETVLVNCDNQNLNKLPNLMQIGKAFDHVELFVKDNSLESLTLDDSLGYEKVKKFNASFNRIQNLTSYHLPNVETLDLSNNNITSLLQLSHLINYSSQLSSIRLSFNPWQCDCDSTDPTRIIQNSSDRIEDFKTIRCSDGRELNLLTISDLCSMDVITTVVICLCFCVIFCLIISFIVYAYQLEIKIWFFTNNLCMGLVSEQEVDKDKLYDAFLSYCHQDEEFVSATLIPRLETAPMNLKVCWHIRDWNPGEMITTQITHSIENSRRTIVVLSKDFLESSWGQLEFRTAHINSMAEKRIRLIIIIYGDLDDEERIDSEMKAYLKTNTYIKWGDPWFWQKLRYSMPHPPRVKGVRWYRNRNRVAIGDSVGIS; from the exons ATGAGCATTAAATTGTAAGTTGTTGAAAATATGGTGCTGGCGAAACTCATCAATATGCTATTCATAGTAACAATGATCTGGACCGAAGCGATGGTTACGATAAACGAGGCATCGACCTGTGAAGACGTAACCAAGTCCGGAGAGTGTGATTGTTCAAGTGGTCTTAATTCGTTGTATGTGAAGTGTAAtatatcaaattcaatttttagAGGACGATTCAGTGGAAATGAGTCGGCAACGATAGAATGTAGTGCAAGACCTGTGATGAATGGACTGTTGAGAATAGGGACACGTACATCGGTCATACTGCGCAATTGTTTGGATTACTTGAAGCCTACAACATTGCGTCAATTACTGGATATGTTTGGATCAAGCAAAGAAGAAAGCATAGAAATAAAGTTTGACAATTATACGGAAATCGATCTACCTAGAACATATTTTCTAGGCTTCGGGGCATTGAAAATGCTTCGACTTCACTTTCACATAAAGCATTTAAGATCAGATGTGCTTGGCGAGTTAACGATGCTAGAACAATTTAGTTTGAGAGGAGGATATGAGAAACTGCCGAGTGATTTACTCACTAATCAAATCAATCTCTTGGAGCTTGTATTGACGGACAACCGAatcgaggaaattccagaggattTTTTCAGTCATCAAAACAAGCTCATGCATTTAGACATCAGTATCAATCTGCTAGATTACATTAATGAAAATGCGTTTGCGAATCTCACTTCACTAATACACTTAGACCTTAGCAATAATCGCCTGCAGGCAATACACGAGAACGCCTTCCAAAGCATGACAAAGCTTGAATACCTTAGCTTGAAATCCAACAAACTAGCGTTCATACCAACCGCATTGCTCAGAGGGTTAACCGTGCTTGCCAATCTGGATCTCTCTGAAAACCAGCTGCGGGTACTTCCACCGGATCTTCTGCGGAATCATACTCAGCTATTCCGCTCAGATCTGTCGCAGAACGAGATTGGAGCACTACCAGCTACGTTGTTCGAAACTAATGGTGCCCTGCAGTATGTCAATATCAGTCACAACAGCTTGGTAACACTGCCCAG TAAACTTTTTCACACATTGCAGAAGCTGATTTCACTTGACCTGAGTAATAATCAACTGAGCACTCTGGACTCGGACACATTCAATCGAAGTCCCTACGTAATATTTCTGTACCTTCAAAGTAATCGCCTGTGCTTCGCTGGTTCACTATATCGCAATGAACATGATCAAGACGAGAGCTCATTTTCCCCTTTCTGGCCCATCAGAACACAGCTGCGAGAGTTAAATTTGAGCAACAACAGCATTGACCGCGTAGATATCGCTTGGGTTCAGTCTCCGAAGCTGAAGAAGCTGGATCTAAGCTACAACAAACTGTCCAAGTTCGACAACGAAGACTTCAAATTTCAGTCCAATGAAATGGTCGTTGATTTGGAATTCAATCAGATAGCTACATTGTCACTGATTGAAACCGATGCCACAAAGGGCAGTGACGGTTTCATTCTCTTCAAATTAAACAACAATCCAATCAATTGCGACTGCCGAGTTTCAAGTTTTGTAATGTTCCTTCAGAAGACCGGGAATTTCTATAGACGATGGCGGTTTACAGTGGATCATCTGCGATGCATTCAGCCAGAGCTCaatcaaaatattaaattaGTAAACGTGGTCGTGAAGAACCTGCTTTGCGAAAGGTATGACGATTGTCCGGAGGCATGTCGATGCTACGTACGATGGAGCAACGAAACAGTGCTGGTGAACTGCGATAATCAGAATCTAAACAAACTGCCAAACTTGATGCAAATTGGTAAAGCATTTGATCATGTGGAGCTTTTTGTGA aagataacagTTTGGAATCCTTAACTTTGGACGATTCTTTAGGttatgaaaaagtgaaaaaattcaACGCTAGTTTTAATCGAATTCAAAACCTTACATCTTACCATCTTCCGAATGTGGAAACACTTGATCTGTCGAACAATAACATCACCAGTTTATTACAATTGAGCCACTTAATCAACTACAGTTCACAACTAAGCAGTATAAGGCTCTCATTTAACCCGTGGCAGTGCGATTGCGATTCGACTGATCCCACGAGGATCATTCAAAACTCATCCGATCGAATTGAAGACTTCAAAACCATCCGATGTTCGGATGGTCGTGAGCTTAACTTACTCACCATCAGTGACTTATGTTCGATGGACGTAATCACCACCGTTGTAATTTGTTTATGCTTCTGCGTTATCTTCTGTTTGATCATCAGCTTCATCGTCTACGCGTATCAGTTGGAGATCAAGATTTGGTTCTTCACTAACAATCTTTGCATGGGGCTGGTTAGCGAACAAGAAGTGGATAAGGATAAACTGTACGACGCATTCCTATCCTACTGCCATCAAGACGAAGAATTCGTTAGTGCAACCTTGATACCTCGCTTGGAAACTGCTCCGATGAATTTGAAAGTTTGCTGGCATATACGCGATTGGAACCCTGGCGAGATGATTACCACTCAG ATCACACACTCCATCGAAAATTCCCGTCGAACGATCGTTGTGTTGTCCAAGGACTTCTTGGAATCCAGCTGGGGACAATTAGAGTTTAGAACAGCGCACATAAATTCAATGGCGGAGAAGCGGATCCGTTTGATCATCATTATATACGGAGACTTGGACGATGAAGAGCGGATTGATTCGGAGATGAAAGCCTACCTAAAAACCAATACCTACATCAAATGGGGCGATCCATGGTTCTGGCAAAAGCTGCGATATTCCATGCCACATCCTCCGAGAGTTAAGGGTGTACGATGGTATAGGAACCGGAATAGAGTGGCCATAGGAGACTCAGTTGGAATTAGTTAA